The DNA region ACAAAGATGAAGTTTGAGGTCGGCGCCCCCAGCGGAGTGACGGAATCCAGGAAAAGGCCGGTGGCCAGGCTGTCCGCTTTTCCACCAGTCCCCAGCATGGAGGCATGGAGCGAACCGATCGAGACCATGTTATTCCCCGTTGCCAGCGAACTGCCGACATTGGTGCTCAACGATTTGCTGACCGAGCTCACCCCGTCCAATGTTCCAGAATCATAGACGTCGTGGGCCGATTCCGCGATCGTGTCCATGTGCAGCGCCACACTAAAGGCTTGCGAGGAAACCGATAGGCAGCCCAGAGCCAAGAGGCTCATTGCCGGTTTGCAAAACGCGCCACAAGACCGCGCTGGGAAATTGATGGTGCTCCTCATCTCAACACTTAGTGTATAGGTTTTGCCCAGACAAAACAAGGCAGATCACGCAATCGTTGGAAATGGGGTTGGCCACCGCCGGCGATGGGCAAGTAGACTGCGCGTGATGTCCTGGGAACAATCGGTGGCAAGGCTCAAGTCCGAAATGGAGGCCAAGCATGCGGCCCGGGAAGAAGCGCTAAAAGCTTCTCGCTCGCTCATCCAAACCTGCAGCAAATGCATCAAAAACGTCCACCGGCACAGCTTTGCCCAAGCGGCCAATTTGCTGGCCGAGGCTAGGGCCCAAGCGGCCGAAGCGCGCAAGCAGGTGACCCAGCACCCGGAAATCGAATATGCGGGATACCTTCAAGATGCCGAAAAGGAGCTCGTCGAGGCGGCGGGTTGTCTTGCCCTTGCCCTCGGCGAACCCCTGCCCAGCTACGAAGATCTGAACGTCAATGCCACCAGTTACCTCAACGGCATGGGCGAGTGCGCCAGCGAAATGCGCCGATTCGTGTTGGATCAAATGCGTTCCGGAAACTTGGATGAGGCCGAACGCCTTTTGGGCCAGATGGACGCGATCTACGACGACCTGACCACGTTCGATTTCCCAGACGGCTTGACGGGCGGCCTGAGGCGGACTTGCGATGCCCTGAGGGCCGTCATCGAACGCACGCGATCCGACCTCACCCTGACAAAAATCCAGCAAAACCTGATCGACGAGCTCAAACGCGCCCAGCCCTAGTCCCGAACAGGAATTGAAGGCAAAAGCCAAACCGTCTTGCCCAGGCCACCTCATTGTGTGCGGCCCGGGGTTCTTCGTAATAAACAAAGTCGCGGCCCGATTTGAGCCCCTTGGTAACGAGGGCGTCCCTCATCTCACGGGTTGGAAAAACCATGAGCGGGCCTTCCTCATCCCCCGCGTCCATCCAAATCCGCAGGTGAGGGACAGATTCCCATCCTCCGACGTTTTTGACCAAAACCTTGTCGTCCCACCAAAAGCTCGGCGACATCGCTCCAACCAATCCGAATTCGGCCGGGCGTGTCGCGCCGATATGGAATGCCGCGACGCCCCCAAAGCTTGAGCCGACCAAGGCCGTGTGCCCTGGGTCGCGAGAGACATTGTATTGTTTGGCGATAAACGGTTTGACTTCCGAAACGAGGTAGTCCGCATATTTGTTGGCTTCCCCACCCACTTCGGAACCGTTGAGTTTGGCCCTGGTGGGCAAATATTCATCGCCACGTTTTAGGCCGCCATTGTCCAGGGCGACGATCACGATTGGCGGGATCAAACCGGATTCAACCATCGCTTGGGCGGTTTCATCGGCGCGCCACTCTTGGTTGGGGATAAAGCTGGTGGCTCCGTCGAAGACGTTTTGGCCATCCAGCATATAGGCCACGGGATATCCGCCCGGTTTGCCGGCATCGTAGTGTGGCGGCAACCAAACCCGGATCGTCCGAGAAACCCCAAGGACAGAGCTCGGGATCATTTCGTGGATTCGGACGTCGCCGGTCAGGCTGGATTTCCGCTCGGGTTGGTCTTGCCCGATCGTGGCAAAGGCGAGGAAGGCCGGGATCACGATTGGGGATGATACATTTGGAATCAGGCGGTTTGCGCCAAAACCCGGCCAACGGTTGAACGTTTGACTATTGAAACAACACTCAAACCACAGGAGTCCCTATGAAGGCATCACAGACATTCCTCGTTTCTTCCTTTGCGGTGTTAGCATTTGCCGGTTGCACGGTTGGCCCGTCTGCGGTCATCCACCCAGAGATCCCGACCACCCCGGAACAAGCAAAGCCCGTATCGAAGGATCCTCTAGATGCGGCCTCGCACAAGTTGATCATGGCCGCCCAATCGCGGATCGCCCAATTGCCCACCGACGGCGTGTTCGGCATCAGCCGCGTCCCCACTTTCCACGGAACCCGGGCTTTGATCGACGAAACGGTCGGCGGCGAGGGCTATGCCGCATACAAACAGTTGGCCGAGAACCATATGGTGCTTTTGGTTTCGTACGGGCAGTTTGGCGAGAATGGCGTGGCCAAAAGAGTCCGCTACATTCCGATCGACCAGATCAACCCCAGCGGGCGGGAACCGGATCGCCTTGGGGTGGAGAAGTTTCCGAACTTGGCCCCGGCATCGGCCTCAAAGCTCTGGGCATCCAAGGACGACACCCTCATCGTCCGCTTGCCGGAAAACCCGAAGGTCGTCGTCGAATTGCAAAAGATCTACTCTGACAATCCCAAGTGCCAAAACTGCCACTCAGAGATCGCCAGCGGCAAACCGATTGGGGTGATCGCCGTCGGCCGCGTGCCGCTGGGGCTTGCCGTGCCCCCGCCGGCCAACGCGAATGGGGGCTGAAAGGGGATAATCCGCAAAGAGTGGATCCCGACCCGTTTTCGCTGTTGGCGGGGCAAAGGCTCCGTCCGACAGGCCGCGCATTGATGAGGCAAAGCTGGTGCGACCTTGCGTTCCTGCACCGCAAAGTCGATCCACAAGACATCCAAGCGCTGCTTCCAAACGGATTGTCGGTCGACACATTTGATGGATCCGCCTATATCGGGTTGGTTGCCTTTTCCATGCGGGATGTCCGGCTAGAAGGCTTCCCGCCACTTCCGGCACACCGCGCATTTTTGGAAACCAACATCCGGACGTACGTCCGTGATGAGGGTGGGCGACCAGGCGTCTGGTTCTTTTCATTGGATTGCGATGACCGGCTGAGCGTCCGAGTCGCGCGCCGCTGGTTCGGGCTGAACTATTTGGATGCCTATCTCACCCTTGGCGGGGCGGAAGGCCAGCTCATTTATTCAGGCGGGCGGCAGGGAGCCCCCGGAGCGGACTATTGGATCCGGTGCCGCCTTTCTGGCACTCCGAGCCCTGCTCCGTTGAACAGCTTGGAGTTTTGGCTTGTCGAACGCTACACCCTGTTTGCCCTCCGCCGTGGTCGGTTAATCAGCGGGCAGGTATGCCACGATCCGTACCGCATCCAGCCGCTCGCCGTCGAGGAATCCCGCGAAGGTTTGATCCTGGCGACCACCGGATTGGTAACTGGCCCAGATTGGGATCATGCGGTGTTCTCTCCCGGGGTCGATGTCGAGGTGTTTGGGGCCCGCCGTGTCAGGGTGGGCGGACAGTGAGCAAGTTGCCTCCCGGCTTGCCCGAAAGCGTTCAGGATTGGGCTGCCGAACATGATTTCTTGTTTGATAGGGAATTGAAACCCGGTTATTGCTCGCGGATCTTGTTGGGGGCCGGCAGAATCCTCAAAGTGCCGTTCCAGGGCGAAGAGGCCACAAGCGGGGCCTTGGCTTCGGTGACGTTGCAAATGGCAGGTGGCCCCAAGATATACGCCCATGATCAGGCGACGGGGGCACAAATCATGGAGTTCATCCCTGGTGGGCAAAACTTGGCCAAACAAACGATTTCGCCGGCAGATGAGGCCCCTTTTATCGGCCTTGCCAAGAAGATGCCCCTGCTCGACCCAACGGGATGCCTTGGGTTGGGCGCCTTTTACAGCAACCTGCCCGACATTGGCCGGCGGCTGTTAGAAACCTCGCCCGACCCAGTTTTCCTTCATGGCGATCTCCACCATGAGAACATCTTGTTCGACCCCCGGATCGGCGCATATCGGCCCATCGACCCGAAAGGGCTCTTTGGCGACCCGAACTATGAATGTGTCGCTTTCCTGAGGAATCCTATCGAAACTCTCCCCGACCATCCCGATTTGTATAACTTCACGGTGGGTCGGATTTTGCGGTTGTGCGCCGCTTTGGATCTTGACCCCTTCCGTGTTGCGGCATGGCTTTGGGTGGACCGGGCCGACGAAGGGAACAGTGCCAGATGGGGAAAGGTTCTGCCCGTCTTCGAATCCGTGATGCGGCACTTCGCACCCAAGCCATAATTGAACCATGGTTGCCCTCATTGCGGCCCTTGCCCCCCTGTCGATCCTCATCCAGGGCGGGACGATTATCGATGGGACGGGGGCACCGGGGTTTGTCGGGGATCTGCGGATAGAGGGTCAACGAATCGTGGCCATTGCCCGCCATTTGGAGCCGTCACCGGACGACCTCGTTGTGCCGGCCCGCGGCCTGGTTGTGGCACCGGGGTTCATCGATGCCCATTCACATGCCGACCGCGGGATTGGGGACGACCCCTTGGCCGTCAGCCAAGTCACGCAAGGGATCACCACCGCGGTGGTCGGCCAAGACGGAATTTGGGATAAGCCGGTCAAAGAATCTCTGGCTGAACTGCAGGCCCTGCGGCCGGCGATCAACTTTGCCGCATTTTCTGGCCATGGCGGGATCCGGGCCAAGGTGATGGGCGATGATTATAAGCGGGCCGCCACCAATGCCGAAATTGCCGAAATGACAAAGCTGGTGCAGCAAGACATGAAAGACGGGGCATTGGGGCTCAGTTCTGGCTTGGAATATGACCCTGGCTACTACAGCGACACCAAGGAACTTGTGGCCATGGCCAAGGAGGTCGCGCCATTTGGGGGGCTTTACATCTCCCACATGCGCGACGAAGGCGACCGGACATTCGAAGCCATTGCCGAGTTGCGGTCGATTGGTTTGGCAGCGGGCATCCGGTCGCAGATTTCCCACATCAAGCTGGGGACGGCGTCCGTTTGGGGCCGGGCAAACGAAGCGGCCGCTTTCACCCAAGATCACCTCGTTTCTGCGGACGTATATCCTTACACCTATTGGCAATCGACCATTGCCGCGCTCTCGCCGAGCCGTGATTGGGCCGACCGGCGGATATGGGTCAAAGCCTTGGCCGATGTCGGCGGCCCGGGCAACATCCGGCTGTCCAAATTCTCTCCCGACCGGAGCTGGGAGGGCAAGACGATTGCCGAGATTTCCAAATCAACCGGCAAAGATGCCATCTCGGTCATCCAAGAAGTCTTGGAACGGACCAGGGACGGCAGAGGGTCGCAATCGGTTGTTGTGACGGCGATGCAGGAATCAGATTTGGAAGTTTTTGTGAAGGCGCCCCGGATCATGTTCTGCTCCGACGGCAGCATCGGGGGATCCCACCCGCGCGGCGCGGGCACCTTTCCCCGGATCTTCGCCCAGTTTGTGCGGGGCAAACGGCTCCTGACGATCCAAGAGGCAATCCGGAAGATGACATCCCTCACGGCCCGGACATTTGGGCTCCGTGACCGGGGGGAGTTGAAGCCTAACGCCATTGCCGACATCGCCGTCTTCGATCCGGCGACGATCCAAGATAGGGCCACTCCGGCCGACCCCAAGCGGCTCAGCCAAGGGATGGCGTTTGTCTTTGTCGGCGGGAGGATGGTGTTGAAATCGGGTCAGCCGACCGGGGCACGCCCCGGAGTGGCAATCTTGCGCAACCGGTAATTCAATCGGCCTTGCCGGACTACTCGATTTACTTTGCCGAGCCCAAGGTGGTTTCGTCGCTCCAGGCGAGCCCGCCGCCAACATCGTTTGTTTTGATCCGCGGATACCTGGTATCGAAAGAACCCTTGATCCAGCCGTCCCGCAGCATCGATTCGAGCGCGGTGAACGAAGTCTGTAGAAGCAGGTTTTTTTGGCCCTGATCAAACGGGGAGTGGTGGACCATTTCGAACATTTTGTTGATGACGCCTTGCAAGGTGCTGTCGGCCTGGAGCATCGCAAAGATCGGCGGGATCACGTGTGTCAGCGGGAGGATCTTGCCATCCCTTTCGTAGGCTTCAACCTCCTGGACTTCGCCGTACCCGTAAACGGCGCGCTTGACCTTCTCGGCCCCGTCTAGGTTGAGGTGGACGACATTATACTGTTCAAGAACCGAGTCCACCTCTAAGTCTCGGAGGTAATGGCGAAAGTTCTTGACGGTCTCCAGGGTGTAGACCCCTGCCCCAAAACGGAGGTCTTCGTCGATGAACCCGCCTTGGGCAATCCAACGCCACGCCTCTTTGGGGTCAAGGTCCAGGCCGGACTCTTTGGCCAAGACCGATGTGAAATCTTGGAGGTCTTGGAATTGGCCGTTGGAGGTGTACCAAAAATCGGCGAACCGGATGTGGTTCCTCAAACGCTTGTGCTGTCGGGCTTCGTACTGCTGTTTTAGCCAATCGGGATCGAATCGGCCCCTTCTCAGTTCAATCGCCGTACAGGCCGCCTCTTTGGCCGAGACGTGGGTGATAGTGAGCCCGGCGGCGAGGATGGGGTCGGCAAATCCGCCAGCCTCCCCGGCCAAGAACCAGTTGGCTCCGGCGTGCCGTTTGGAAACAAATGACCAATCTTTGGTCGTGGCGAATTTGCCCTCGCTTTTGGCATTTCGCATCAGATAGGCGATCCGCTCGTCTTCCTTCAGGGCTTTGGCATAAAGGTCTTCGGGGCGTTGGCCGGTTTTTTTGTAATAGCTGGCGGGGATGATGAGCCCGACGCTGGTGCGGGTGGGCCCCAGGGGGATGAACCAGATCCATCCGTAACCGAGCGACATCACCTGGACGAAGGTGCCGCCGACACCGATTTCGGTCGCCCATTCCGCGTTTTGCCAGTAATCCCAAAAGGCGACGTTTTGCAGGCTGGTGGGTTGTTCGATTTCGATGCCGAGCGTCCGGCGGAGGATGCCCACGTGGCCGCTGCAATCGATGATGCACCCGGCTCTGGCGGTGGTGCCATCGGAAAGCTCGAGGCTTTCCACCGAGTCCCCTTCGAAATTGACTTTGGCCACGCCGCAACCTTGGAACACTTCGCACCCCAGTTCTTCGGCGTGGTCGAGGAGGATTTTGTCGTAAATGGCCCGGTCAACTTGGAAGGCCGTCAGGAGCCGTTGGCCTTCGTATTTGGAAGGGCGTTGCTGTTCGACGAACCGTTCTTTTTCGATGAATTGGAAGTCCCACAGGTCGCGCGTTTTGCCCCAGCGGAAGGTCGCCCCGATCTTAATCGGGAAGTTGACGGCTTCGACCTTATCCCAAACCCCCATCTCCTCCAGGATCGGGCCGATGGCGGGCAGTTGGCTTTCCCCGACGTGGTCACGCGGAAAGACCTCGCGTTCAAAGATCGCGACTTTGGCGGCCTTGTCGTACTTTTTGACAAGCGCACCGGCGGTTGAACCGGCGGGCCCGCCTCCAATAATGGCGACATCGAATTCCCTCTGCATAGACGGAGATTAGTATAGTGGGCAACGGCAATGCCAGCAAGATTTTTTGCTTAATCTTTCCTGTACTCAGTTGACTGCTTCCCCGGTTCCTGGATTTTCGGAATATTCACAGCCCGATTCACGCCATACTGCGCGGATGATCCACCCGATCCACCCGCCGGGGTTCCCTGAACCGCGGGGGCACTATTCACCCGCGGTGGTCCACGGCGGGATAGTTTATGTTTCCGGGCAATTGCCGCTCATTGATGGCGTTCCTTGCTCGGCCGATGTTGCCGCCCAAGCCGGCTTGTGCCTGGAGAGATTGGAGGCAGTTTTGCAGGCTGCGTTTTCGGACCGTTCCCACGTGCTGAAACTCACCGTTTACATCACCGACCGGAGTTATTGGGATCCCGTCAACCAGGTGTGCCGCGAATTCTTCGGCGCGCACCGGCCAGCCCGATCCATCATCACATGCGGCCATTTGCACTCCCGGAGCTTGATTGAGGTCGATTGTATCGCCGCGCAAATTGAAACGCCCTAATGGCAAGCTGTTCCAAAGTGCAAAGATAGGGGCTCCCATGTCCCAAGCCGGTCTCCCCTGGTTGTGGCAGTTTGCGCGGCCCCACCGTCCGCGGATCATCCTTGCCACGGTTTACGAAACGCTGGGCAAGGTGATGGATGTTGCGCCGGAGATCCTGATCGGCGTTGCGATCGACGTGATCGTCCAAGGCAAGCAGTCGCTGTTCGCAACCCTGTTCGGGGTGACCGACCGTTGGCAGCAGTTGCTGATTTTGGCAACTGTCAACCTGCTGGTCTGGATTTTGGAAAGCACGTTTGGATACCTCAGTGCCACGGCTTGGCGGAATCTGAGCCAGACGATCGAGCACGAGATCCGGATCAAGTTGTACGCCCACGTGCAGTCGCTGGAGCTTTCGTGGTTTGAAGACACCACCTCGGGCGGGCTGTTGGCAGTGCTGAACGACGACATCAACCAACTGGAGCGGTTCCTTGATAACGGGGCCTCCAGTTTCATCCGGCTGTTCTGGAACATCATTTTGGTGGGGGCGGTTTTTGCCGCCAGTTCGTTAGTTGTCACGGCATTGGCGATGATCCCGATCCCGATCATCGTCTGGGGCAGCGTTTATTACCAAAAGCGCCTCAAACCCCGGTACACCAAGGTGCGGGAGGCGGTTTCCGAGCTCAGCGCCACGCTAAATGCGAACCTTGGCGGGATTGCCACAATCAAGGCTTTTACGGCCGAGCCTCGCGAAGCCGAGCGGCTTGCCAAGGTTAGCGACGACTACCGCTTGGCGAACCAAGAAGCGATCCGATTCAGCGCGGCGTTTGTCCCGCTGATCCGCATGGGGATCTTGACCGGGTTCACCTGCACGCTTGTTGTGGGGGGATGGTTGGCCCTCAACGGACAGTTGTCAGTGGGTGTTTACAGCGTCCTGGTGTTCATGACGCAGCGGCTTTTGTGGCCCCTCACCGGGCTTGGCGAAACCCTGGACCAATTCCAACGATTTTTGGCCAGCACGGGGCGCATCGAAGGCTTGCTGGCGACAAGGCCGAAAATGGTCGAAGGAAGTTCGAACTTGCGCAAGCCGGTCAAAGGCGACATCACGATCGAAAGCGTCAGTTTTGCCTATGTGGAAGGCAACGACGTTTTGAAGGGTGTGGACATGCGCATCCCGGCGGGCGAAACTCATGCTAT from Armatimonadota bacterium includes:
- a CDS encoding haloacid dehalogenase, with amino-acid sequence MSWEQSVARLKSEMEAKHAAREEALKASRSLIQTCSKCIKNVHRHSFAQAANLLAEARAQAAEARKQVTQHPEIEYAGYLQDAEKELVEAAGCLALALGEPLPSYEDLNVNATSYLNGMGECASEMRRFVLDQMRSGNLDEAERLLGQMDAIYDDLTTFDFPDGLTGGLRRTCDALRAVIERTRSDLTLTKIQQNLIDELKRAQP
- a CDS encoding alpha/beta hydrolase gives rise to the protein MIPAFLAFATIGQDQPERKSSLTGDVRIHEMIPSSVLGVSRTIRVWLPPHYDAGKPGGYPVAYMLDGQNVFDGATSFIPNQEWRADETAQAMVESGLIPPIVIVALDNGGLKRGDEYLPTRAKLNGSEVGGEANKYADYLVSEVKPFIAKQYNVSRDPGHTALVGSSFGGVAAFHIGATRPAEFGLVGAMSPSFWWDDKVLVKNVGGWESVPHLRIWMDAGDEEGPLMVFPTREMRDALVTKGLKSGRDFVYYEEPRAAHNEVAWARRFGFCLQFLFGTRAGRV
- a CDS encoding DUF2071 domain-containing protein, with amino-acid sequence MDPDPFSLLAGQRLRPTGRALMRQSWCDLAFLHRKVDPQDIQALLPNGLSVDTFDGSAYIGLVAFSMRDVRLEGFPPLPAHRAFLETNIRTYVRDEGGRPGVWFFSLDCDDRLSVRVARRWFGLNYLDAYLTLGGAEGQLIYSGGRQGAPGADYWIRCRLSGTPSPAPLNSLEFWLVERYTLFALRRGRLISGQVCHDPYRIQPLAVEESREGLILATTGLVTGPDWDHAVFSPGVDVEVFGARRVRVGGQ
- a CDS encoding amidohydrolase family protein — its product is MVALIAALAPLSILIQGGTIIDGTGAPGFVGDLRIEGQRIVAIARHLEPSPDDLVVPARGLVVAPGFIDAHSHADRGIGDDPLAVSQVTQGITTAVVGQDGIWDKPVKESLAELQALRPAINFAAFSGHGGIRAKVMGDDYKRAATNAEIAEMTKLVQQDMKDGALGLSSGLEYDPGYYSDTKELVAMAKEVAPFGGLYISHMRDEGDRTFEAIAELRSIGLAAGIRSQISHIKLGTASVWGRANEAAAFTQDHLVSADVYPYTYWQSTIAALSPSRDWADRRIWVKALADVGGPGNIRLSKFSPDRSWEGKTIAEISKSTGKDAISVIQEVLERTRDGRGSQSVVVTAMQESDLEVFVKAPRIMFCSDGSIGGSHPRGAGTFPRIFAQFVRGKRLLTIQEAIRKMTSLTARTFGLRDRGELKPNAIADIAVFDPATIQDRATPADPKRLSQGMAFVFVGGRMVLKSGQPTGARPGVAILRNR
- a CDS encoding tryptophan 7-halogenase codes for the protein MQREFDVAIIGGGPAGSTAGALVKKYDKAAKVAIFEREVFPRDHVGESQLPAIGPILEEMGVWDKVEAVNFPIKIGATFRWGKTRDLWDFQFIEKERFVEQQRPSKYEGQRLLTAFQVDRAIYDKILLDHAEELGCEVFQGCGVAKVNFEGDSVESLELSDGTTARAGCIIDCSGHVGILRRTLGIEIEQPTSLQNVAFWDYWQNAEWATEIGVGGTFVQVMSLGYGWIWFIPLGPTRTSVGLIIPASYYKKTGQRPEDLYAKALKEDERIAYLMRNAKSEGKFATTKDWSFVSKRHAGANWFLAGEAGGFADPILAAGLTITHVSAKEAACTAIELRRGRFDPDWLKQQYEARQHKRLRNHIRFADFWYTSNGQFQDLQDFTSVLAKESGLDLDPKEAWRWIAQGGFIDEDLRFGAGVYTLETVKNFRHYLRDLEVDSVLEQYNVVHLNLDGAEKVKRAVYGYGEVQEVEAYERDGKILPLTHVIPPIFAMLQADSTLQGVINKMFEMVHHSPFDQGQKNLLLQTSFTALESMLRDGWIKGSFDTRYPRIKTNDVGGGLAWSDETTLGSAK
- a CDS encoding RidA family protein — translated: MIHPIHPPGFPEPRGHYSPAVVHGGIVYVSGQLPLIDGVPCSADVAAQAGLCLERLEAVLQAAFSDRSHVLKLTVYITDRSYWDPVNQVCREFFGAHRPARSIITCGHLHSRSLIEVDCIAAQIETP
- a CDS encoding ABC transporter ATP-binding protein, coding for MSQAGLPWLWQFARPHRPRIILATVYETLGKVMDVAPEILIGVAIDVIVQGKQSLFATLFGVTDRWQQLLILATVNLLVWILESTFGYLSATAWRNLSQTIEHEIRIKLYAHVQSLELSWFEDTTSGGLLAVLNDDINQLERFLDNGASSFIRLFWNIILVGAVFAASSLVVTALAMIPIPIIVWGSVYYQKRLKPRYTKVREAVSELSATLNANLGGIATIKAFTAEPREAERLAKVSDDYRLANQEAIRFSAAFVPLIRMGILTGFTCTLVVGGWLALNGQLSVGVYSVLVFMTQRLLWPLTGLGETLDQFQRFLASTGRIEGLLATRPKMVEGSSNLRKPVKGDITIESVSFAYVEGNDVLKGVDMRIPAGETHAIVGATGSGKSTIIRLLLRFHDPVEGRVTLDGVDLRDLSYADLRGAIGFVSQDVFLFHGTVRENIAYGKPGATQEEVAAAARAAEAHDFIQGLPEGYETVVGERGQKLSGGQRQRISLARAILRNPAILVLDEATSAVDNETEAAIQRSLSVVTKGRTAVMIAHRLSTIRDADRIWVLEDGRIIESGTHDALVASGGLYAALWRVQTGGKIP